In Chrysiogenes arsenatis DSM 11915, the following proteins share a genomic window:
- the rpmF gene encoding 50S ribosomal protein L32, translating to MAVPKRKTSNAKKRSRRAHHALKPVQTMTCPKCQEQKLPHRVCLSCGAYGEHQVLTTDI from the coding sequence ATGGCAGTGCCCAAAAGAAAAACGAGTAATGCGAAAAAACGGAGCAGACGTGCTCACCATGCACTCAAGCCGGTACAAACAATGACCTGCCCAAAGTGTCAGGAGCAGAAACTTCCACATCGTGTTTGCTTGTCATGCGGCGCGTATGGTGAACACCAAGTGCTCACCACCGATATCTGA